The Triticum aestivum cultivar Chinese Spring chromosome 7B, IWGSC CS RefSeq v2.1, whole genome shotgun sequence genome window below encodes:
- the LOC123162465 gene encoding putative F-box/kelch-repeat protein At1g13200 yields MPGKRGTTTLLDHLPEDIIDRILIRLPPKDVGRCRAVCTLWSSVTSTPEFMSEHHRSQPSLPIIDGDGRPASLVVVRGAGARTTNQQLWPFVPGFKHRDVIFLQGTCDGFIIVTGRLRRQFYICNPVLRQHALLPQPPFGPLIQNYVIGFYMHCPTKEYRVLWVSKGVFEFSLYVLIVGSDKPRHIRVRMPTVSSVSMEWKLLEMLLRSAPVQHQGNLYWRPPYPYDATQITGDGEDIIVFDTEVESFRWMPSPAQPNHSDTYHAGQLFDLKGVLAFSGFLFKNNTTLDVWMMQDYEAEIWTFKYRIDLTKVEASQKLKLTSLKRKSMSPLDTVMVRFNEMAVLNEHELLIQFNHKHVLHCDIDGKFLGMVKIGKRQYRMALTGYCLQESIIPIPSHEMLQEDQDPPFFTSHG; encoded by the coding sequence ATGCCGGGTAAGAGAGGCACCACTACCTTGCTCGATCACCTTCCCGAGGACATCATCGACAGGATACTCATCCGGCTGCCGCCCAAGGACGTCGGCCGCTGCCGAGCCGTCTGCACACTGTGGAGCAGTGTCACCTCCACGCCTGAATTTATGTCCGAACATCATCGCAGCCAGCCATCGCTCCCCATCATCGACGGGGACGGGCGGCCAGCCAGCCTTGTCGTCGTCCGCGGTGCCGGTGCGAGAACCACCAACCAACAACTCTGGCCTTTTGTACCAGGTTTCAAACACCGTGATGTGATTTTTCTTCAAGGCACCTGTGATGGTTTCATCATCGTCACCGGGAGATTGAGACGTCAATTCTACATCTGCAATCCAGTCCTTCGCCAGCATGCTCTCCTACCGCAGCCTCCATTTGGCCCACTCATCCAGAACTACGTAATTGGTTTCTACATGCACTGTCCAACTAAAGAATACAGGGTGCTCTGGGTCTCGAAAGGCGTTTTTGAATTCAGTTTATACGTCCTCATAGTTGGATCTGACAAGCCGAGGCACATCAGAGTCAGAATGCCAACAGTCTCCTCGGTTTCCATGGAATGGAAGTTACTGGAGATGCTGCTCCGTTCAGCGCCAGTTCAGCACCAGGGCAATCTTTATTGGCGTCCTCCTTACCCTTATGATGCCACGCAGATTACAGGAGATGGTGAAGACATTATTGTATTTGACACAGAAGTTGAATCATTCCGATGGATGCCTAGTCCGGCCCAACCGAATCATTCCGATACGTACCATGCTGGACAGTTGTTCGACTTGAAGGGGGTGCTTGCTTTCTCGGGATTTTTGTTCAAAAACAACACCACTCTGGATGTCTGGATGATGCAGGATTATGAGGCCGAAATTTGGACCTTTAAGTACCGGATTGACCTAACGAAGGTGGAGGCATCACAAAAATTGAAATTAACTTCTCTCAAAAGGAAGAGTATGTCACCACTTGATACAGTGATGGTACGGTTCAATGAAATGGCTGTGCTCAACGAGCATGAACTTTTGATCCAGTTTAATCATAAACACGTGTTACACTGCGATATTGATGGCAAGTTCTTAGGAATGGTAAAGATTGGAAAGAGACAATATCGAATGGCTCTTACTGGTTATTGCCTCCAAGAGAGCATAATTCCAATTCCGTCTCATGAGATGCTACAAGAAGACCAGGACCCTCCGTTCTTCACAAGCCATGGCTGA